The stretch of DNA CAGAAACCGTTGTCGGTATAGAGGAAGCCCGGGTGCACCTTGCCGTCGTACGGGCTGTAATGGACGGTCTGGCCCTTGCCATCGACCTCGTGGAACATGCGCGGGAACTGCAGCATGCGGTACAGCGCCGAGTAGAAGATGCGGCGGTTGTCGAGATTGGGATCGGTGACCTGGACGCGGTCGAACTCGCGCTGCCAGATCGCCTTGGCCTTCGTCTTGGTCTGCTCGAACCCGTCGCCACCGATCTCGCCGCGCAAGTTTCGCTCGGCCTGTTCGAGGCTGATGAACGACGACGCCACCTTGACGCCGACCTGCTCGCCCTTGCGCGTCTTGAAGCTGACGACCGCGCCGACATGATCGCCCTGGCGCGTCGGCGTCGCGGTGACCTGCCCCTTCCCGTCCCAGGTCTGGCTGACGATGAAGTCATGGTCGAATTCGGCGACGAAGTAATTGTGGAAATTATCGGGCACGCCGCCGTGGTTGTTGCGGACATAGCCGGTGATGCGGCGCTTGGCCTTGTCGATCGAGACCATCGAGCCGCCGGCATAGCCGTCGAGGATGATGTGCGCGTCGTTGCTCTGCGGGAAGGTGAAGCGGAACTGCGCGGCGCGGTTGGTCGGCGCGACCTCCGCCGTCACGTCGTAATCGGCGAGATAGACCTTGTAGCTGTACGGCCGGCTGTCCTCCGCCTTGTGGCTGTACCAGGACGCGCGTTCGTCCTCCTTCACCTTCAGCGCGCCGGTCGTCGCCATCAGCGAGAACGCGGCGTAATCGTTCATCCACGGACTGGGCTGGTGGGTCTGCTTGATGCCGTTGATCTTGTTCGCGTCGTAGGTGTAGCCCCAGCCGCTGTTGGTCTTGCCGGTGACCGGCGTCCAGAAGTTCATCCCCCACGGCACCGCCACCGCGGGATAGGTGTTGCCATAGGACAAGGTGTAGTCGGAATCGGTCCCCATCAGCGGGTTGACCAGATCGACCGAAGGCTGGTCCTGCGGCTGCATCGCTCCGGTGGCTGAAGCGGCCGCCGCGCTGGCCTTGGTCTGGGCCAGTATCGGCGCGGGCGCGACGAGGGCGAGCGACGCGACCGTCGCTACCGTGCCGCGCAAATTGGCGATCACCCTGTTTCTCACATCGCTCTCCCTGAAGATTGTGTCGGCTTCTGCACGCCGATCGGTCGCGGCTTGACGCCCGCATTGGTCATCACCACCGGCTCGATCCGACCATCGGCGGCAAAGACCATCCTGTCGATCGCGATCTGCCGGTGTTCGCCGCGATCGGTGTCGAGCGGGCGGCGGTGATAGGCGATGTACCAGTCGTCGGTGCCGGGGACATTGACGACCGAATGATGCCCCGCCCCGCGCGCGATGCGGAGGTCCTGCGACAGGATCTTGCCGCGCGGCGTGAACGGTCCGGTCGGTCCCGGCCCGGTCGCATAGGCGACGCTATAGTCCGGGCCGGTCCAGCCGCCCTCCGACCACATCAGATAATAGACGCCCGTGCGCTCGATCATGAACGAGCCCTCGACATAGCCGGGCGGCGTCACTTCCTTGTATTTCGAACCGTCCGCGAACGGCAGGATGCGTTTCAGGTCCGCGCTGAGACGGACGACGTTGCAATGCTTCCAGCCGCCGTAGAACAGATAGACCTGGCCGTCCCGGTCGCGAAACGCGAACGGGTCGATCGGTTGCGCACCGTTGTGGAAGGCGCCGACCAGCGGCTTGCCGATCGCGTCCTTGAACGGACCGCCGGGCCGATCGCTGACCGCGAGGCCGATCCCGCCAAGCTCCGCATCGCTCTGGATATCGTTGGCGCTGAAGAACATATAATAGCGGCCATTCGCCTGGATCACCGACGGCGCCCAGATCGCATAGGCCGCCCACCCTGCGTTCCGCACGTCGAACACGTGGTCGTGCTTGGTCCAGTGCACCAGATCGGGTGACGAGAACGCATTGAAGAAGGTCTGCATCCCGTAGGACGGGCGCACCGTCTTGCGCTGCCGGGCGAGCTTTTGCGCGGCCGAGAAGCGGCTGGTGACGTCGGGTTTGCCGTAGTGATCCGAATAGGTCGGATAGATCCAGTAGCGCCCGGCGAACACACGGATTTCGGGGTCGGCATACCAGCCGGGAACGATCGGGTTCGACGCGCTGGCCAGACCGCACATCAGCAGCGCGGACACGGTCAGCGCGATCCGAACCCCACGCCGCCCGCGCGTTTCACCCACGCCCTTCGACGTGGCGCCGCGAGAAAAAGGGAGGGTAGCGCCGCGAAGGCGCCACCCGAGACAAGAGTCGATCAAACCAGGCCATCAGAAGTTGAACGACACGCCCACATAGGCCCGGCGACCGAAGTAATTCCGGTAGGTGAAACGGTCCTTCGTATCGTTGCCGAGATGGCGGCTTTCCTCGGCCTTGGTGAGGTTGATCACCGAGGCGGTGAGGTTCAGCCGGTCGGTCAGCGCATACGCCGCGTTGAGATCGACCTGCGCATAGGGGTCGGTGTATTCGTTCAGGCCCGACTGCAACCCGCCGACGACCTCGCCGCGCCGGTTGTACGATGCCCGCAGCAGCACCTTGTCGTGTTCGTAGAAGACCGAGGCGTTGACCTGGGTCTTGGCGCTGCCGACCAACGCGGACGAACCGACCTTCTGGCCGTCGAGCGTGACGTCCGCCACCGACGTGTCGTTATAGGTGAAGTTGACCTGCGCGCCGAGACCGAAGGGCAGCGTGTGCTGCGCGTACAGCTCGACACCCTGCGAGCGCGCGTTCGAACCGTTCGCGACCGTCGAGTAAGGCTGGATCAGCTGTTGCGTTCCATTGACGTCGCGGGTGACGTTCAACACCAGCGGGACGACGAAATCGGAGACGTCCTTGCGGAAGAAGGTTGCTCCGAGCACCGAACCGCGATGGAAATACCATTCGATGCCGAGATCATATTGCCACGCCGAGAACGGATTCAGATCCGAGTTACCGCCGCTGCCCGACCAGCCGGCGAACTCGCCGAACTGGCCGCGATCGAACGCATAGGCATCCGAGCGGAAGGTGAGCGAGCGCTGTGAGCCGAGATCCGCGAAGGACGGCCGGGCGATGACCTTGGCGACCGCGCCGCGAACCAGCAGGTCGGGCGTGACTTCGTACGACACGTTGAAGCTCGGCAGCCAGTCCGTGTAGGTCTTCGACTGATCGGCGCGCGTGTTGACGATCGTCTCGCGCACGCTGAGCGGCAGGACCTGGCAATTGCCGTCGGGCCCAAGCGGACGGTTGGGATCGCTCGCGCCACCGGGTCCGTTGACGCAATAGTCGTTGAGATATTGCAGGCGATCAGAGGTGTTGCCCGACTGTTTCGTGTTGGCCATGCGCAGACCCACGTTCCCGCGAAGACCGCCCGTTCCGAAGTTCAGCTGGGCGTACCCGGCAAAGACCCGCTCCCCCAGGGAATAGACGAAATCGGGCTCGTACACGCGCACGGCCTGGCCGTAGGTCGAGTTCAGATACTTCAGATATTCGTCGAAATTGATGCCCGGCACGACATTGGCGTTGAAGCCGCCGTTGATGTTGCCGATCTGGTTTGCGTAGAAGAATTCGGGACGCGCAACGGCGCCGGCTGCGGTATCCTGATAGCGGAGCAACGTCGCCGGATCGGCATACCAGTCGTTGCGACCCGTCTCGCGGCCGATCCTCAGGTCACGCCATTTGCCGCCGATCTGCACCGACTTCAGGAAACCATCGAAGCGCCGCGTCAGGTCGAGCTGCACATAACGCTGGCCGAGGTCGCTGTTGACGAAGCTCGAGTTGGTCGAGCCGACGTCGATCTGCGCGATGCCGTTGCGGATGTTGTTCTGGATTTCGGGCGAGAACTCGAAATTGGCGATCCCGTCCGAGATGTCCCAGTTGCTGACCAGATTGCCGTTCTGCTCCTGTCCCGGCGTCGTCAGGCGCGGCTTGGCGGCGGCGCTGAACCGCACCGACGGGCCACCGCTCGACTTGGTCTTGCCAAGTTTCAGGACAGCATCGAATCGATCCTGGCTATATTTGACTTCGGTTTCGAACGTGTTCGAAACCTGTTTCTCGCGGCTGTACGTGCCGGCGATCTGCGGCGTTTCCATCGTGCACGGGGTCGCGCGTGCAAGGCAGCCCGTACCCGGCGCCGGCACCGCGAAGTTCGCCGACTGGAAGATCGTCCCGCTCTTGTCGAGCGTCGCGCCGGTGAAGAAATTGTCGTAACCCCATTCGGGGATCTTCAACGTGTTCGATGTGAAGTTGCTGGAATAGCCGAACCGGAAATAATTCGCGGTAACCGTGACCGCGTCGAACGGCCTGAACTGCGCAGTCGCCTGGACACCGTACCGCTCGCGTTCTTGGTCGAAGACTTCTGCGTTGACCGACTGCGGTGCCCAATAGCCCGAATAATGCGTGCCATCGCGCGCGGTCGTACCCTGGCCCGGCCAGTACGAGATCGCATCGTCGTTCGCGAACGCCTTGCCGTTGACGTCGGTCGCGGGCGTCCGGACATTGCCCTGCGCGTCGCGATCGCTCCACCACAGCCAGCTCTCGGATGCACTCCGCAACTCGCGGTTGGTGCGCTTCTGCCAGACACCGCCGACCAGCAGGCCGAACGTCTCCTCCTTGTTCTTCCACGAAACCTGCCCGCCGAGCTGCGGTTCGTATTTCTCCGTTGTATCCGAATACGTCCCTTCAGCGGAGACGAACCCCGACCAGGCCGGCACGTCGAACGGCCGCCGCGTGTTGAGGATGATCGTGCCGCCGACGCCGCCTTCCTCCAGGCGCGCTTCGGGCGATTTATAGACTTCGGTGCTGGCGATGAAGGTCGACGGCAGCAGGACGTAGTTGAACGACCGCTGCGGCTCGCCACTGTCGGCGCCGGCGAGAAAATTGCCGTTGAGCAAGGTGAGCGTCAGGCCCGCCTGAAGGCCGCGGATGCTGACCCGGCTGCCCTCGCCGCCGTCGCGGGTGATGACGACGCCCGGAACGCGCTGCAACGCGTCGGCAACGTTCTTGTCGGGGAACTTGCCGACGTCCTCGGCGGTGATGACGTCGACGAAGGCGTTGGCTTCACGCTTCTGGGTAAGGCTTTTCTCGATCGAGCGACGGTAGCCGGTGACGACGATGTCTTGTCCTGCATCCGGGGCGGCATCCTGCGCCGATCCATCGGGTTGCGTCGTGCCGGCGGTCTGGCCGGACGGTGCCGTAGCGGTCGAGGCGGGCTGCGCCTGGTCGGACGGCGTAGCGCTTGGTGCTGGCGTCGTGGAAGGCGCGGCCTGTTGAGCCTGCGCGGCACCGGCCAACGCCGCAGTAAGACTGACCGTCGCCAACAGGAACGACAACGGACGACGGCGATGCGTCACGATCGAGCACGATTCTATGCTTACGGTCATCAGACTTTCCTCTTCCTCGTGAGGATGCCTGCGCCCCCTCACTTACCCCTGCGAATAGCGCGCCTGCCCACCGTTTTCGGTTAGGCTGTCCGGTTGAATCGGATCCTGTCGGCGTGCAGTCTCGACGCCGCTATTTGCCAATTGTAAAAGCAAATTGTCAAATAGATTGTTGCACTAGTTTTGGCCCGTTGCGGACGTAACTCGACGAATACCCTTCGGCGCGTCGTTAGTCTGAGTGAAGATATCGAGAGGACTCACCGTCGCTCTCGCATAGTCGCGCGCCACCAACGCCCAGCCGGCCTTATCCCAACGCCAAGCGCAGGGTTCGATCAGTCGACGTTAGCAGTGGCGAAATCGGCGACCCGCGTCAGTCCGCCGGTGCGCCCGAATCCTTCCAGAGCGCAGCGGCCTTGGGCAGCAGGAAGTGGCTGAACGGCAGGATCGCCGCACCGACCGCCGGCGCGTCCTCCGACAAGGCGGCACGACGAACCGGCGCGATCGCGGGCGCATCGGTCACGTCCCGGATCAGCAGATTCACGCGCTCCGCGACCCGCTCCACCAACCGGCTCGGCAGGCGCCCGCCGATCAGGATCACCGCCGGGTCGATCAGGCAGTTTATCGCGT from Sphingomonas faeni encodes:
- a CDS encoding glycoside hydrolase family 43 protein, coding for MGETRGRRGVRIALTVSALLMCGLASASNPIVPGWYADPEIRVFAGRYWIYPTYSDHYGKPDVTSRFSAAQKLARQRKTVRPSYGMQTFFNAFSSPDLVHWTKHDHVFDVRNAGWAAYAIWAPSVIQANGRYYMFFSANDIQSDAELGGIGLAVSDRPGGPFKDAIGKPLVGAFHNGAQPIDPFAFRDRDGQVYLFYGGWKHCNVVRLSADLKRILPFADGSKYKEVTPPGYVEGSFMIERTGVYYLMWSEGGWTGPDYSVAYATGPGPTGPFTPRGKILSQDLRIARGAGHHSVVNVPGTDDWYIAYHRRPLDTDRGEHRQIAIDRMVFAADGRIEPVVMTNAGVKPRPIGVQKPTQSSGRAM
- a CDS encoding TonB-dependent receptor, producing MTVSIESCSIVTHRRRPLSFLLATVSLTAALAGAAQAQQAAPSTTPAPSATPSDQAQPASTATAPSGQTAGTTQPDGSAQDAAPDAGQDIVVTGYRRSIEKSLTQKREANAFVDVITAEDVGKFPDKNVADALQRVPGVVITRDGGEGSRVSIRGLQAGLTLTLLNGNFLAGADSGEPQRSFNYVLLPSTFIASTEVYKSPEARLEEGGVGGTIILNTRRPFDVPAWSGFVSAEGTYSDTTEKYEPQLGGQVSWKNKEETFGLLVGGVWQKRTNRELRSASESWLWWSDRDAQGNVRTPATDVNGKAFANDDAISYWPGQGTTARDGTHYSGYWAPQSVNAEVFDQERERYGVQATAQFRPFDAVTVTANYFRFGYSSNFTSNTLKIPEWGYDNFFTGATLDKSGTIFQSANFAVPAPGTGCLARATPCTMETPQIAGTYSREKQVSNTFETEVKYSQDRFDAVLKLGKTKSSGGPSVRFSAAAKPRLTTPGQEQNGNLVSNWDISDGIANFEFSPEIQNNIRNGIAQIDVGSTNSSFVNSDLGQRYVQLDLTRRFDGFLKSVQIGGKWRDLRIGRETGRNDWYADPATLLRYQDTAAGAVARPEFFYANQIGNINGGFNANVVPGINFDEYLKYLNSTYGQAVRVYEPDFVYSLGERVFAGYAQLNFGTGGLRGNVGLRMANTKQSGNTSDRLQYLNDYCVNGPGGASDPNRPLGPDGNCQVLPLSVRETIVNTRADQSKTYTDWLPSFNVSYEVTPDLLVRGAVAKVIARPSFADLGSQRSLTFRSDAYAFDRGQFGEFAGWSGSGGNSDLNPFSAWQYDLGIEWYFHRGSVLGATFFRKDVSDFVVPLVLNVTRDVNGTQQLIQPYSTVANGSNARSQGVELYAQHTLPFGLGAQVNFTYNDTSVADVTLDGQKVGSSALVGSAKTQVNASVFYEHDKVLLRASYNRRGEVVGGLQSGLNEYTDPYAQVDLNAAYALTDRLNLTASVINLTKAEESRHLGNDTKDRFTYRNYFGRRAYVGVSFNF